In one window of Henckelia pumila isolate YLH828 chromosome 1, ASM3356847v2, whole genome shotgun sequence DNA:
- the LOC140875161 gene encoding transcription factor bHLH104 — MDNLQLQSFDGNGWCDLIDYGSLLDEVAPADLCWNSPQIQLQSAAVATDVSSGGSFSQVSECPRKRGRTEPCVGGETKACREKMRREKLNDRFAELSAILEPGRPVKTDKLAILGDTIRILGQLKTESQEYSEMNEKLLEEIKTLKAEKNELREEKQVLKADKERIEQQLKSMVVPSTGFMPPHPPVYQAGANKMPMFPGYSFVPMWHYLPPNTCDTSQDSTLRPPAA; from the exons ATGGATAATCTTCAGTTGCAGTCGTTCGATGGGAATGGCTGGTGTGATTTAATCGATTACGGCAGCCTCCTGGACGAAGTCGCACCCGCGGATCTTTGTTGGAACAGCCCTCAGATTCAGCTGCAAAG TGCTGCTGTGGCAACTGATGTCTCCAGTGGCGGTAGTTTTTCTCAAGTTAGTGAATGTCCAAGGAAGAG GGGACGCACCGAACCATGCGTTGGTGGAGAAACTAAAGCATGCCGTGAGAAAATGAGGAGAGAAAAATTGAATGATAG GTTTGCGGAGTTGTCAGCTATATTGGAACCTGGAAGACCTGTGAAGACGGACAAATTAGCCATTCTTGGTGATACAATAAGAATTCTAGGCCAGCTAAAAACTGAATCCCAAGAGTACAGTGAGATGAATGAAAAGCTTTTGGAAGAAATCAAAACTTTGAAG GCTGAGAAAAATGAACTTCGTGAAGAGAAACAGGTGCTTAAGGCTGATAAAGAAAGGATTGAGCAGCAGTTGAAAAGCATGGTTGTTCCATCTACTGGGTTCATGCCTCCGCACCCACCGGTTTATCAGGCTGGGGCAAACAAAATGCCAATGTTTCCTGGATACAGTTTCGTTCCGATGTGGCATTATTTACCACCCAATACATGTGACACATCTCAAGATTCTACACTCCGGCCTCCTGCTGCTTGA